From Sparus aurata chromosome 9, fSpaAur1.1, whole genome shotgun sequence, a single genomic window includes:
- the LOC115587507 gene encoding indian hedgehog B protein-like, giving the protein MRISFFLLTASLCALVLLLAPASEGCGPGRGYGKRRLPKKLIPLAYKQFSPNVAEKTLGASGRPEGKITRNSERFKELTPNYNTDIIFKDEEDTGADRLMTQRCKDKLNSLAISVMNMWPGVKLRVTEGWDEDGHHSEDSLHYEGRAVDITTSDRDRNKYAMLARLAVEAGFDWVYYESKAHIHCSVKSEHSVAAKTGGCFPGDAQVVLEGGVTKQMRDLHPGDRVLASSMTDSHGPLLYSPVLSFVDRQPNVTKIFYIIGTNTGLNITLTAAHLIFVTDCTAGPTEKEVTAEEPLWGSSWGGRPSWEVGLRTVFASEVRPGQCVLTSQGKVHSQATLSVVAFVEEQRSAGLYAPLTQHGSIVVNGVLASCYAAMDNHRLAHWVLAPLRFFYSLMGPSEPQTDGLHWYPRLLQRLGQTLLDAGHFHPWGIEQLPQRHVSH; this is encoded by the exons ATGCGGATCTCCTTCTTCCTTCTCACCGCCTCTCTGTGTGCCTTGGTCCTCCTCCTCGCACCTGCCTCGGAGGGCTGCGGGCCGGGGAGGGGGTACGGCAAGAGGCGGCTCCCGAAGAAGCTCATCCCGCTCGCTTACAAGCAGTTCAGCCCCAACGTGGCCGAGAAGACCCTGGGAGCCAGCGGGAGACCCGAGGGCAAGATTACGCGCAACTCCGAGCGCTTTAAAGAACTGACGCCGAATTACAACACAGATATTATCTTCAAGGATGAGGAGGACACGGGCGCCGACAGGCTCATGACACAG cgtTGTAAAGACAAGTTGAACTCCCTGGCCATCTCTGTGATGAACATGTGGCCAGGTGTTAAGCTGAGGGTGACCGAGGGCTGGGACGAGGACGGCCACCATTCAGAGGACTCGCTGCACTATGAGGGACGTGCTGTCGACATCACAACCTCAGACAG GGACAGAAATAAGTACGCCATGTTGGCCCGGCTGGCTGTGGAAGCAGGATTCGACTGGGTCTACTACGAGTCCAAAGCCCACATTCACTGTAGCGTCAAGTCAG AACATTCTGTTGCAGCCAAAACTGGAGGTTGTTTCCCTGGCGATGCTCAGGTCGTCCTCGAAGGCGGGGTTACCAAACAGATGCGGGACCTTCACCCTGGCGACCGCGTGTTGGCTTCTTCAATGACAGACAGTCACGGCCCCCTTCTATACAGCCCGGTCTTATCCTTTGTCGACCGCCAACCCAACGTCACGAAGATCTTCTACATCATTGGCACCAACACAGGACTTAATATCACCCTCACAGCCGCTCACCTGATCTTTGTCACGGACTGCACTGCAGGGCCGACTGAGAAGGAAGTGACAGCTGAAGAGCCACTTTGGGGCTCCTCATGGGGGGGCAGGCCGAGCTGGGAAGTAGGTCTGAGAACAGTTTTTGCCAGTGAGGTCCGACCAGGACAGTGCGTGCTTACGTCACAAGGCAAGGTGCACTCACAGGCAACACTTTCAGTCGTGGCCTTTGTGGAAGAGCAAAGGAGCGCCGGGCTGTACGCCCCACTCACCCAGCACGGCTCCATCGTGGTGAACGGTGTGCTGGCATCCTGCTATGCTGCTATGGACAATCACCGTTTGGCCCACTGGGTCCTGGCCCCGCTGAGGTTCTTCTACAGCCTGATGGGACCTTCAGAACCGCAGACTGATGGCCTGCACTGGTACCCTCGGCTTCTACAGAGGCTGGGGCAAACGCTGCTGGACGCTGGACACTTCCACCCCTGGGGGATCGAGCAGCTGCCACAGAGACATGTTTCACACTGA
- the bin1a gene encoding myc box-dependent-interacting protein 1 isoform X1 codes for MAELNLGKGLTAGKVASNVQKKLTRAQEKVLQKLGKADETKDVAFEEGVINFNKQYTEGSKLQRDLRAYLEAVKAMHESSKNVQACLADMYEPDWYGKNDVDSIVEDCDVLWTDYHQKLVDHALISMDTYLGQFPDIKARIAKRDRKLVDYDSARHNYATTHKTKKKDGGIKITKPSSLLERATPGWAQGILSAHNVAQSSLSRSQAEEELERAQKVFEEINIDLQEELPSLWNSRVGFYVSTFQSLAGFEEKFHKEISRLDQDLYDVLVKLESTDPTRKESSSGTSSSGASRSGKEASNHTLRPGGPPPIPKSPSKLRPAVPPPPKVTPSKEMKAENIINLFDAAATPDISVTSPTEFDSPAVSSLLDMDLDSFSAAAKASAVTQPANWDSWHEDSGAQEEDTQEHYDPIAAATEGWGDDGTRPVRYDPIAAATEGWGDDGTKPVRYDSVISEKHGDDDDESQQAHYDPMAEAQAGWDDDESQPVTEVAAAEDVAPAAETPTEAPPEAPAEEETSQADAALDDEEGQGESAAAAAAPEEEEEPAEAAAAAAAAAAAAATEETPEPAAPAPEPAPAAAAAAAPEPTEEATATAEMPPGFLFKVQVMHDYAANDTDELEMKAGDVVLVITFDNPDEQDDGWLMGFKQDDWQQNKENAAKGVFPENFTQRL; via the exons gttCTCCAGAAGCTTGGCAAAGCCGATGAGACCAAAGATGTTGCGTTCGAGGAGGGAGTGATCAACTTCAACAAACAATAT ACTGAAGGCAGCAAACTGCAGAGAGACCTTAGAGCGTACCTGGAGGCAGTGaaag CCATGCACGAGTCCTCCAAGAACGTGCAGGCGTGTTTGGCCGACATGTACGAGCCCGACTGGTACGGCAAGAACGACGTGGACTCCATCGTGGAG GACTGCGACGTGCTGTGGACAGACTACCACCAAAAGTTGGTCGATCATGCTCTCATCTCCATGGACACCTACCTGGGCCAGTTCCCTGATATCAAG GCACGTATAGCTAAGAGGGACAGGAAGCTGGTCGACTATGACAGCGCCAGGCACAACTATGCCACCACGCACAAGACCAAGAAAAAGGACGGGGGAATCAAAATAACCAAg ccCTCCTCCTTGTTAGAGAGGGCCACCCCAGGCTGGGCTCAGGGTATCTTGTCTGCACACAACGTCGCCCAGAGCAGTCTGTCCAGGAGCCAG gctgaGGAAGAGTTGGAGCGAGCCCAGAAGGTGTTCGAGGAGATTAATATTGACTTGCAGGAGGAGCTGCCTTCACTCTGGAACAG TCGTGTTGGGTTTTACGTCAGCACCTTCCAGAGTTTGGCCGGTTTTGAGGAGAAGTTTCACAAGGAAATCAGCCGG TTGGATCAGGATTTGTATGATGTCTTAGTGAAATTGGAGAGTACGGACCCAACCAG AAAGGAAAGTAGCAGCGGCACCTCATCGTCAGGAGCAAGTAGGAG TGGAAAAGAAGCATCTAACCACACTCTAAGGCCAGGGGGACCACCGCCAATCCCCAAGTCTCCATCCaag CTAAGACCAGCAGTGCCTCCTCCGCCCAAGGTGACCCCATCGAAGGAGATGAAAGCAGAGAACATCATCAACCTGTTTGATGCTGCAGCTACACCTGACATCAGCGTCACCTCCCCCACAGAG TTTGACAGTCCTGCAGTGAGCAGCCTGTTGGACATGGACCTGGACTCGTTCAGTGCAGCAGCCAAAGCCTCCGCGGTCACACAG CCTGCGAACTGGGACTCATGG CATGAGGACAGTGGTGCCCAGGAAGAGGACACCCAGGAGCACTATGACCCCATAGCAGCTGCCACGGAGGGCTGGGGGGATGATGGTACGCGGCCCGTCCGCTATGACCCCATTGCAGCTGCCACGGAGGGCTGGGGGGATGACGGAACCAAACCGGTTCGCTATGACTCTGTGATATCAGAGAAACatggggatgatgatgatgagagccAGCAGGCGCATTATGATCCCATGGCTGAAGCCCAGGCGGGCTGGGACGATGACGAGAGCCAGCCGGTCACAGAGGTGGCCGCCGCTGAGGATGTAGCACCTGCAGCTGAGACTCCAACTGAGGCTCCACCTGAGGCTCCAGCTGAGGAAGAAACCTCACAAGCTGATGCGGCGTTGGATGATGAAGAGGGTCAG ggtgagtctgcagcagctgctgcagcaccagaggaggaggaagagccagcagaagcagcagcagcagcagcagcagcagcagcagcagcagcgactgAGGAG acacctgaacctgcagcacCTGCACCTGAACCtgcacctgcagcagcagcagcagcagcaccagagcCAACAGAAGAAGCGACGGCAACGGCAGAAATGCCTCCCGGCTTCCTTTTCAAG GTCCAAGTGATGCATGATTATGCAGCCAACGACACAGACGAACTGGAGATGAAGGCTGGTGATGTGGTGCTAGTAATCACCTTTGACAACCCTGATGAACAG gatgaTGGCTGGCTGATGGGCTTTAAGCAGGACGACTGGCAGCAGAACAAAGAAAATGCAGCTAAAGGGGTGTTCCCTGAAAACTTCACCCAAAGGCTGTGA
- the bin1a gene encoding myc box-dependent-interacting protein 1 isoform X2 — protein sequence MAELNLGKGLTAGKVASNVQKKLTRAQEKVLQKLGKADETKDVAFEEGVINFNKQYTEGSKLQRDLRAYLEAVKAMHESSKNVQACLADMYEPDWYGKNDVDSIVEDCDVLWTDYHQKLVDHALISMDTYLGQFPDIKARIAKRDRKLVDYDSARHNYATTHKTKKKDGGIKITKPSSLLERATPGWAQGILSAHNVAQSSLSRSQAEEELERAQKVFEEINIDLQEELPSLWNSRVGFYVSTFQSLAGFEEKFHKEISRLDQDLYDVLVKLESTDPTSGKEASNHTLRPGGPPPIPKSPSKLRPAVPPPPKVTPSKEMKAENIINLFDAAATPDISVTSPTEFDSPAVSSLLDMDLDSFSAAAKASAVTQPANWDSWHEDSGAQEEDTQEHYDPIAAATEGWGDDGTRPVRYDPIAAATEGWGDDGTKPVRYDSVISEKHGDDDDESQQAHYDPMAEAQAGWDDDESQPVTEVAAAEDVAPAAETPTEAPPEAPAEEETSQADAALDDEEGQGESAAAAAAPEEEEEPAEAAAAAAAAAAAAATEETPEPAAPAPEPAPAAAAAAAPEPTEEATATAEMPPGFLFKVQVMHDYAANDTDELEMKAGDVVLVITFDNPDEQDDGWLMGFKQDDWQQNKENAAKGVFPENFTQRL from the exons gttCTCCAGAAGCTTGGCAAAGCCGATGAGACCAAAGATGTTGCGTTCGAGGAGGGAGTGATCAACTTCAACAAACAATAT ACTGAAGGCAGCAAACTGCAGAGAGACCTTAGAGCGTACCTGGAGGCAGTGaaag CCATGCACGAGTCCTCCAAGAACGTGCAGGCGTGTTTGGCCGACATGTACGAGCCCGACTGGTACGGCAAGAACGACGTGGACTCCATCGTGGAG GACTGCGACGTGCTGTGGACAGACTACCACCAAAAGTTGGTCGATCATGCTCTCATCTCCATGGACACCTACCTGGGCCAGTTCCCTGATATCAAG GCACGTATAGCTAAGAGGGACAGGAAGCTGGTCGACTATGACAGCGCCAGGCACAACTATGCCACCACGCACAAGACCAAGAAAAAGGACGGGGGAATCAAAATAACCAAg ccCTCCTCCTTGTTAGAGAGGGCCACCCCAGGCTGGGCTCAGGGTATCTTGTCTGCACACAACGTCGCCCAGAGCAGTCTGTCCAGGAGCCAG gctgaGGAAGAGTTGGAGCGAGCCCAGAAGGTGTTCGAGGAGATTAATATTGACTTGCAGGAGGAGCTGCCTTCACTCTGGAACAG TCGTGTTGGGTTTTACGTCAGCACCTTCCAGAGTTTGGCCGGTTTTGAGGAGAAGTTTCACAAGGAAATCAGCCGG TTGGATCAGGATTTGTATGATGTCTTAGTGAAATTGGAGAGTACGGACCCAACCAG TGGAAAAGAAGCATCTAACCACACTCTAAGGCCAGGGGGACCACCGCCAATCCCCAAGTCTCCATCCaag CTAAGACCAGCAGTGCCTCCTCCGCCCAAGGTGACCCCATCGAAGGAGATGAAAGCAGAGAACATCATCAACCTGTTTGATGCTGCAGCTACACCTGACATCAGCGTCACCTCCCCCACAGAG TTTGACAGTCCTGCAGTGAGCAGCCTGTTGGACATGGACCTGGACTCGTTCAGTGCAGCAGCCAAAGCCTCCGCGGTCACACAG CCTGCGAACTGGGACTCATGG CATGAGGACAGTGGTGCCCAGGAAGAGGACACCCAGGAGCACTATGACCCCATAGCAGCTGCCACGGAGGGCTGGGGGGATGATGGTACGCGGCCCGTCCGCTATGACCCCATTGCAGCTGCCACGGAGGGCTGGGGGGATGACGGAACCAAACCGGTTCGCTATGACTCTGTGATATCAGAGAAACatggggatgatgatgatgagagccAGCAGGCGCATTATGATCCCATGGCTGAAGCCCAGGCGGGCTGGGACGATGACGAGAGCCAGCCGGTCACAGAGGTGGCCGCCGCTGAGGATGTAGCACCTGCAGCTGAGACTCCAACTGAGGCTCCACCTGAGGCTCCAGCTGAGGAAGAAACCTCACAAGCTGATGCGGCGTTGGATGATGAAGAGGGTCAG ggtgagtctgcagcagctgctgcagcaccagaggaggaggaagagccagcagaagcagcagcagcagcagcagcagcagcagcagcagcagcgactgAGGAG acacctgaacctgcagcacCTGCACCTGAACCtgcacctgcagcagcagcagcagcagcaccagagcCAACAGAAGAAGCGACGGCAACGGCAGAAATGCCTCCCGGCTTCCTTTTCAAG GTCCAAGTGATGCATGATTATGCAGCCAACGACACAGACGAACTGGAGATGAAGGCTGGTGATGTGGTGCTAGTAATCACCTTTGACAACCCTGATGAACAG gatgaTGGCTGGCTGATGGGCTTTAAGCAGGACGACTGGCAGCAGAACAAAGAAAATGCAGCTAAAGGGGTGTTCCCTGAAAACTTCACCCAAAGGCTGTGA
- the bin1a gene encoding myc box-dependent-interacting protein 1 isoform X3: protein MAELNLGKGLTAGKVASNVQKKLTRAQEKVLQKLGKADETKDVAFEEGVINFNKQYTEGSKLQRDLRAYLEAVKAMHESSKNVQACLADMYEPDWYGKNDVDSIVEDCDVLWTDYHQKLVDHALISMDTYLGQFPDIKARIAKRDRKLVDYDSARHNYATTHKTKKKDGGIKITKPSSLLERATPGWAQGILSAHNVAQSSLSRSQAEEELERAQKVFEEINIDLQEELPSLWNSRVGFYVSTFQSLAGFEEKFHKEISRLDQDLYDVLVKLESTDPTRKESSSGTSSSGASRSGKEASNHTLRPGGPPPIPKSPSKLRPAVPPPPKVTPSKEMKAENIINLFDAAATPDISVTSPTEPANWDSWHEDSGAQEEDTQEHYDPIAAATEGWGDDGTRPVRYDPIAAATEGWGDDGTKPVRYDSVISEKHGDDDDESQQAHYDPMAEAQAGWDDDESQPVTEVAAAEDVAPAAETPTEAPPEAPAEEETSQADAALDDEEGQGESAAAAAAPEEEEEPAEAAAAAAAAAAAAATEETPEPAAPAPEPAPAAAAAAAPEPTEEATATAEMPPGFLFKVQVMHDYAANDTDELEMKAGDVVLVITFDNPDEQDDGWLMGFKQDDWQQNKENAAKGVFPENFTQRL, encoded by the exons gttCTCCAGAAGCTTGGCAAAGCCGATGAGACCAAAGATGTTGCGTTCGAGGAGGGAGTGATCAACTTCAACAAACAATAT ACTGAAGGCAGCAAACTGCAGAGAGACCTTAGAGCGTACCTGGAGGCAGTGaaag CCATGCACGAGTCCTCCAAGAACGTGCAGGCGTGTTTGGCCGACATGTACGAGCCCGACTGGTACGGCAAGAACGACGTGGACTCCATCGTGGAG GACTGCGACGTGCTGTGGACAGACTACCACCAAAAGTTGGTCGATCATGCTCTCATCTCCATGGACACCTACCTGGGCCAGTTCCCTGATATCAAG GCACGTATAGCTAAGAGGGACAGGAAGCTGGTCGACTATGACAGCGCCAGGCACAACTATGCCACCACGCACAAGACCAAGAAAAAGGACGGGGGAATCAAAATAACCAAg ccCTCCTCCTTGTTAGAGAGGGCCACCCCAGGCTGGGCTCAGGGTATCTTGTCTGCACACAACGTCGCCCAGAGCAGTCTGTCCAGGAGCCAG gctgaGGAAGAGTTGGAGCGAGCCCAGAAGGTGTTCGAGGAGATTAATATTGACTTGCAGGAGGAGCTGCCTTCACTCTGGAACAG TCGTGTTGGGTTTTACGTCAGCACCTTCCAGAGTTTGGCCGGTTTTGAGGAGAAGTTTCACAAGGAAATCAGCCGG TTGGATCAGGATTTGTATGATGTCTTAGTGAAATTGGAGAGTACGGACCCAACCAG AAAGGAAAGTAGCAGCGGCACCTCATCGTCAGGAGCAAGTAGGAG TGGAAAAGAAGCATCTAACCACACTCTAAGGCCAGGGGGACCACCGCCAATCCCCAAGTCTCCATCCaag CTAAGACCAGCAGTGCCTCCTCCGCCCAAGGTGACCCCATCGAAGGAGATGAAAGCAGAGAACATCATCAACCTGTTTGATGCTGCAGCTACACCTGACATCAGCGTCACCTCCCCCACAGAG CCTGCGAACTGGGACTCATGG CATGAGGACAGTGGTGCCCAGGAAGAGGACACCCAGGAGCACTATGACCCCATAGCAGCTGCCACGGAGGGCTGGGGGGATGATGGTACGCGGCCCGTCCGCTATGACCCCATTGCAGCTGCCACGGAGGGCTGGGGGGATGACGGAACCAAACCGGTTCGCTATGACTCTGTGATATCAGAGAAACatggggatgatgatgatgagagccAGCAGGCGCATTATGATCCCATGGCTGAAGCCCAGGCGGGCTGGGACGATGACGAGAGCCAGCCGGTCACAGAGGTGGCCGCCGCTGAGGATGTAGCACCTGCAGCTGAGACTCCAACTGAGGCTCCACCTGAGGCTCCAGCTGAGGAAGAAACCTCACAAGCTGATGCGGCGTTGGATGATGAAGAGGGTCAG ggtgagtctgcagcagctgctgcagcaccagaggaggaggaagagccagcagaagcagcagcagcagcagcagcagcagcagcagcagcagcgactgAGGAG acacctgaacctgcagcacCTGCACCTGAACCtgcacctgcagcagcagcagcagcagcaccagagcCAACAGAAGAAGCGACGGCAACGGCAGAAATGCCTCCCGGCTTCCTTTTCAAG GTCCAAGTGATGCATGATTATGCAGCCAACGACACAGACGAACTGGAGATGAAGGCTGGTGATGTGGTGCTAGTAATCACCTTTGACAACCCTGATGAACAG gatgaTGGCTGGCTGATGGGCTTTAAGCAGGACGACTGGCAGCAGAACAAAGAAAATGCAGCTAAAGGGGTGTTCCCTGAAAACTTCACCCAAAGGCTGTGA
- the bin1a gene encoding myc box-dependent-interacting protein 1 isoform X4, whose translation MAELNLGKGLTAGKVASNVQKKLTRAQEKVLQKLGKADETKDVAFEEGVINFNKQYTEGSKLQRDLRAYLEAVKAMHESSKNVQACLADMYEPDWYGKNDVDSIVEDCDVLWTDYHQKLVDHALISMDTYLGQFPDIKARIAKRDRKLVDYDSARHNYATTHKTKKKDGGIKITKPSSLLERATPGWAQGILSAHNVAQSSLSRSQAEEELERAQKVFEEINIDLQEELPSLWNSRVGFYVSTFQSLAGFEEKFHKEISRLDQDLYDVLVKLESTDPTRKESSSGTSSSGASRSGKEASNHTLRPGGPPPIPKSPSKLRPAVPPPPKVTPSKEMKAENIINLFDAAATPDISVTSPTEPANWDSWGESAAAAAAPEEEEEPAEAAAAAAAAAAAAATEETPEPAAPAPEPAPAAAAAAAPEPTEEATATAEMPPGFLFKVQVMHDYAANDTDELEMKAGDVVLVITFDNPDEQDDGWLMGFKQDDWQQNKENAAKGVFPENFTQRL comes from the exons gttCTCCAGAAGCTTGGCAAAGCCGATGAGACCAAAGATGTTGCGTTCGAGGAGGGAGTGATCAACTTCAACAAACAATAT ACTGAAGGCAGCAAACTGCAGAGAGACCTTAGAGCGTACCTGGAGGCAGTGaaag CCATGCACGAGTCCTCCAAGAACGTGCAGGCGTGTTTGGCCGACATGTACGAGCCCGACTGGTACGGCAAGAACGACGTGGACTCCATCGTGGAG GACTGCGACGTGCTGTGGACAGACTACCACCAAAAGTTGGTCGATCATGCTCTCATCTCCATGGACACCTACCTGGGCCAGTTCCCTGATATCAAG GCACGTATAGCTAAGAGGGACAGGAAGCTGGTCGACTATGACAGCGCCAGGCACAACTATGCCACCACGCACAAGACCAAGAAAAAGGACGGGGGAATCAAAATAACCAAg ccCTCCTCCTTGTTAGAGAGGGCCACCCCAGGCTGGGCTCAGGGTATCTTGTCTGCACACAACGTCGCCCAGAGCAGTCTGTCCAGGAGCCAG gctgaGGAAGAGTTGGAGCGAGCCCAGAAGGTGTTCGAGGAGATTAATATTGACTTGCAGGAGGAGCTGCCTTCACTCTGGAACAG TCGTGTTGGGTTTTACGTCAGCACCTTCCAGAGTTTGGCCGGTTTTGAGGAGAAGTTTCACAAGGAAATCAGCCGG TTGGATCAGGATTTGTATGATGTCTTAGTGAAATTGGAGAGTACGGACCCAACCAG AAAGGAAAGTAGCAGCGGCACCTCATCGTCAGGAGCAAGTAGGAG TGGAAAAGAAGCATCTAACCACACTCTAAGGCCAGGGGGACCACCGCCAATCCCCAAGTCTCCATCCaag CTAAGACCAGCAGTGCCTCCTCCGCCCAAGGTGACCCCATCGAAGGAGATGAAAGCAGAGAACATCATCAACCTGTTTGATGCTGCAGCTACACCTGACATCAGCGTCACCTCCCCCACAGAG CCTGCGAACTGGGACTCATGG ggtgagtctgcagcagctgctgcagcaccagaggaggaggaagagccagcagaagcagcagcagcagcagcagcagcagcagcagcagcagcgactgAGGAG acacctgaacctgcagcacCTGCACCTGAACCtgcacctgcagcagcagcagcagcagcaccagagcCAACAGAAGAAGCGACGGCAACGGCAGAAATGCCTCCCGGCTTCCTTTTCAAG GTCCAAGTGATGCATGATTATGCAGCCAACGACACAGACGAACTGGAGATGAAGGCTGGTGATGTGGTGCTAGTAATCACCTTTGACAACCCTGATGAACAG gatgaTGGCTGGCTGATGGGCTTTAAGCAGGACGACTGGCAGCAGAACAAAGAAAATGCAGCTAAAGGGGTGTTCCCTGAAAACTTCACCCAAAGGCTGTGA